A genomic segment from Zygotorulaspora mrakii chromosome 1, complete sequence encodes:
- the HCM1 gene encoding Hcm1p (similar to Saccharomyces cerevisiae HCM1 (YCR065W); ancestral locus Anc_6.331), producing the protein MVAGDIVPFNGEEPLKEISAKINRNRNRSFGQNDVELNDQEYLDSLKDMITPPSSTLRKTPVGVTDNVTSSLKHPLSPELSSPIAPSKAKKQKSDGGSRSNGNLTIEELLQSLKQRKISRDCNSKPPYSYATLIGLAILQSAGAKLTLSQIYSWISIHFPYYKQKDAGWQNSIRHNLSLNDAFIKTEKSCDGKGHFWEVKSGFETKFFKGANITLEEIRAKLRDIDEYFSLDGSPEQGIITGEQQDDIAFEHGNSALLHIHSSPNALSSNIKISSQEFGNDKGVNDVGFLNEQKHHALNPPYLLRKYHTSLGLPKLEDFKDFSKEHNLLMYNNTDALTSSSTSSSPNVFKSSHDFKKYTCSFNSSFEELSPSKNRYTSHSLLDPIMTASCGINTPKEVPQMFSTLQSPLSTNLQPPQQHGQVDLLRTPRNPQQQTLERTPCRFMTTPRDESSAMKKWQTPSHLFEDLYCSPIYKYMGSPKQETQSPNPSLGKILTPKKYSEVDISMGRSKISASGLFGVDVYAVWKRATNNVNGMDSRISNETRKAEISEPDSHNTDRYNEGNKTGGNNGESQDVKKDY; encoded by the coding sequence ATGGTTGCTGGAGACATAGTTCCTTTTAATGGTGAAGAGCCGctgaaagaaatttcagCAAAGATCAACAGAAACAGGAATAGGAGTTTTGGACAAAATGACGTGGAATTGAATGACCAAGAGTATTTGGATTCGTTGAAGGACATGATAACACCTCCAAGTTCAACACTGAGAAAAACACCAGTAGGGGTAACGGATAATGTAACGTCAAGTTTGAAGCATCCTTTATCACCGGAGCTGTCATCACCTATCGCACCATCAAAGGctaaaaaacaaaaatctGATGGAGGGTCTCGATCCAATGGGAATTTGACGATTGAAGAACTCTTACAGTCACTGAAACAACGGAAAATCAGCCGAGACTGTAATTCTAAACCTCCTTACTCATATGCAACTCTTATCGGATTAGCTATTTTGCAATCTGCGGGAGCAAAACTAACCTTATCACAGATTTACAGTTGGATATCTATTCATTTCCCATACTACAAGCAAAAAGATGCAGGTTGgcaaaattcaataagACATAACTTATCACTGAATGATGCCTTCATCAAGACGGAAAAGTCTTGTGATGGTAAAGGTCATTTTTGGGAAGTCAAGTCAGGCTTTGagacaaaatttttcaaaggtgCAAATATAACATTGGAAGAAATTAGAGCGAAATTGCGCGATATCGATGAATATTTTAGCCTTGATGGATCTCCAGAGCAGGGCATAATTACAGGAGAACAGCAGGATGATATTGCTTTTGAACATGGTAATAGTGCATTACTACATATTCACTCATCACCGAATGCGCTGTCATCtaatatcaaaataagTTCACAGGAATTTGGTAACGATAAAGGAGTAAACGATGTTGGTTTTCTTAATGAACAGAAACACCATGCTTTAAATCCGCCTTACTTGCTAAGAAAATACCACACAAGTCTCGGATTGCCGAAATTggaagatttcaaagatttcagTAAGGAACATAACTTGCTGATGTACAATAACACTGATGCACTGACCAGTTCTTCAACGAGTTCAAGTCCGAATGTATTCAAAAGCTCGCatgattttaaaaaatatacgTGTTCATTTAATTCAAGCTTTGAAGAGCTATCGCCATCAAAGAATAGGTATACGAGTCATTCATTGCTGGATCCGATTATGACAGCTTCATGCGGTATCAATACGCCTAAAGAGGTACCGCAAATGTTTTCAACTCTGCAGTCTCCACTTTCCACAAATTTGCAGCCTCCACAACAACATGGTCAAGTGGATTTACTGCGAACGCCAAGAAATCCACAACAGCAGACTTTAGAGAGAACCCCTTGTCGTTTCATGACAACGCCGAGAGATGAAAGCTCTGCTATGAAAAAGTGGCAAACACCGTCTCATCTGTTTGAAGACCTGTACTGTTCGCCCATATACAAATACATGGGCTCACCGAAACAAGAGACGCAATCTCCCAATCCATCTTTAGGTAAAATTTTGacaccaaaaaaatattctgAGGTAGATATTAGCATGGGTAGATCAAAGATTTCAGCTAGTGGACTATTTGGCGTAGACGTATATGCAGTGTGGAAAAGAGCAACCAATAATGTAAATGGTATGGATTCCCGTATCAGTAACGAAACTAGGAAAGCTGAAATTTCAGAACCAGATAGCCATAACACAGATAGATACAACGAAGGAAACAAAACTGGTGGTAACAACGGGGAATCGCAGgatgtcaaaaaagattACTAA
- the RAD18 gene encoding E3 ubiquitin-protein ligase RAD18 (similar to Saccharomyces cerevisiae RAD18 (YCR066W); ancestral locus Anc_6.332) has product MNQNVTDASEFSKTSLPQLGQLDTLLRCHICKDFLKIPVLTPCGHTFCSLCIREYLTKEPKCPLCLNELRESSLRSEFLVNEIVESYKSSRKQLLESLKEATLTVDAPPIDITSESDGDDDIQIVATNKKRIQFRQDIVEPNKVNKRVPKNTSTFNNVKKCSKTTENLAQCPICQELFPLKVLERTHLDECLTLQSLGKAPKKSASLKDASSSKISDILSKKQKTTSPYEKENFHVNRYMFSANSGDRQRLPKTNFTSMSLNQIKHKLSSLGLPTNGSRQNMMVRYNHYEMLWNSNFCDAIAPVSESELKRQLASWEASQKTSNLPSSNGNTIASLMKRSNNGSSYQRLLMDFKTDKFERKLWIDMFGREFKSLIKEAKRGMLSTAKHEEKSSQGKAQETV; this is encoded by the coding sequence ATGAACCAAAACGTTACAGATGCTTCTGAATTCTCTAAAACCTCTTTGCCACAACTGGGACAGTTGGACACTCTTTTGAGATGCCATATTTGCAaggattttttgaagataccAGTATTGACACCTTGCGGGCACACATTTTGCTCCCTTTGTATTCGTGAATACCTCACGAAGGAACCGAAATGCCCCTTATGTCTGAATGAACTTAGGGAATCAAGCTTACGAAGTGAGTTTTTGGTAAATGAAATTGTAGAAAGTTACAAGTCATCCAGAAAACAGCTCTTAGAATCGCTGAAGGAAGCCACACTTACCGTTGACGCACCTCCAATAGATATCACTTCTGAAAGCGATGGGGATGATGATATCCAAATAGTGGCAACAAATAAGAAACGAATACAGTTTCGGCAGGATATCGTTGAGCCCAATAAAGTGAACAAACGAGTACCAAAAAACACTTCAACTTTCAATAATGTAAAGAAGTGTTCCAAAACGACTGAGAATTTGGCACAGTGTCCCATTTGCCAAGAATTATTTCCCCTAAAAGTTTTAGAAAGAACACACCTGGATGAGTGTTTGACCCTACAATCTTTGGGTAAAGCTCCCAAAAAATCTGCTTCTCTTAAAGATGcctcatcttcaaagaTATCTGACATACTATCTAAAAAGCAGAAAACTACATCACCttatgaaaaagaaaattttcatgttAATAGATATATGTTTTCAGCCAATAGTGGTGATCGTCAAAGACTTCCAAAGACAAACTTTACCTCGATGAGTCTCAATCAAATCAAGCATAAATTATCGTCATTAGGCCTGCCGACTAACGGGTCTCGACAAAATATGATGGTTCGATATAACCATTATGAGATGCTTTGGAACAGTAACTTTTGTGATGCTATTGCGCCTGTTAGTGAGAGTGAATTAAAAAGACAACTTGCGAGTTGGGAGGCATCACAAAAGACTTCAAATTTACCCTCATCTAATGGAAACACCATCGCATCTCTTATGAAACGTTCGAACAATGGTTCCTCATATCAGAGACTCTTGATGGATTTCAAAACCGACAAATTTGAACGAAAACTATGGATTGACATGTTTGGGAGGGAATTCAAAAGCTTGATCAAGGAAGCCAAACGAGGCATGCTCAGTACAGCAAAGcatgaagaaaaatctaGTCAAGGAAAGGCACAAGAGACAGTGTAA
- a CDS encoding WD40 repeat domain-containing protein (similar to Saccharomyces cerevisiae SED4 (YCR067C) and SEC12 (YNR026C); ancestral locus Anc_6.333), producing the protein MKFCSSIYNVGYPVYGAKFLNNSMLLVAGGGGEGNNGIPNKLTVLRVDFDKKKVVKRFREITLDANDDSPTTLDVASDIILLGCNENTEKIKSGRGNQHLRKFIYENEHLRFVASVDLDGSKIPEDYTKLVYLSKDGTVGAVASSRVPAVIRIIDPRDLTEKYEIETGHDVKDMHFAPDGKVIGYITATTLEVISIVTGRFIIRKTDFEKNLVLSKLRFLTDNTIIIAASLKKGSGIVMVKISLKSGSATVIKSKLLTNKFKGVTSMDVDAKNELAVLAGNENSIAMVKLKDLSLGKLFKQVHSFAITRVTFSPDSQLVASVSAANTVHIIKIPSNFALSTSIWKKLWKFFINFVLIVLVGIFGHYFYKYDMHTKSIRFLKEQYIARRNRNSTVNDIFRQTTLVGDVLSTPVMESFEIVSAGSISTGISGSSYTVDGEGMAYGASATESTITNNKLPSLTSFSTFSTPFASESADSTGCSFYHSDLTVSERPTTTQNNKVQSSSSYSNLESEMRTFSISNAIDFTASNPLPNTDSTSIFQSIAEKSVIVASQGSTKQSEIKSRPVTAAMDEIKSATRLLVNEKTEEIQNSTPHSFFFTDSVESASEELILTDRVSETVGESSSTVFQASGVTDKIISRTTASEDQKELSNTRIRGSDPELSHTEDAGSSIEHGSPLSISSSVTQDSSLSLNAVSSIVEEPASSIYAANKPVEESMPVPTASLSHEKENSLESFSAESSEYISIETLFSQGASETKEKTNTMPSKSDLERATPSEIKTTSASIEEFVLEKGALTSKEVQKSSSKPISIKHSVISAEQSGTTTATEIPTSITAIPTIPDLIQSEMSTDQSLKIEPDTYVIDLLSDPLLDSETASKESSHISFQSTLTEGILSNPTELSQETIPDNMSPSETTIRSTYQSEEGHSNKPSLLNTLEPPSDISEEHLNIAASNTEPTVATLAGATSSASLDPSEPKQHYDQDLFSSEVNLVALSSSFITSSSNDKSFVTPGSASMVNYDMTSSTESEEALMPKIAGKTSQEMIRDEL; encoded by the coding sequence ATGAAGTTTTGTTCGTCTATTTACAACGTTGGGTATCCAGTTTATGGGGCAAAGTTTCTCAACAATTCTATGCTACTAGTAGCCGGCGGTGGTGGTGAGGGGAACAACGGTATTCCCAATAAATTAACTGTATTAAGGGTAGATTTCgacaagaaaaaggttGTGAAAAGATTCAGAGAGATTACTCTTGATGCCAATGACGACTCACCTACTACCTTAGATGTCGCAAGCGATATCATACTACTGGGTTGCAATGAGAACACagaaaagatcaagagTGGGCGCGGTAATCAGCATTTGAGAAAATTTATTTACGAAAATGAGCATCTAAGGTTTGTCGCAAGTGTTGACCTTGATGGTTCCAAGATCCCAGAGGATTACACGAAACTGgtatatctttcaaaagatggGACAGTTGGCGCAGTTGCATCATCTAGAGTGCCTGCTGTCATCAGGATTATTGATCCGAGAGATTTgactgaaaaatatgaaattgaaaccGGTCATGATGTCAAGGATATGCATTTTGCACCTGATGGGAAGGTCATTGGTTACATAACAGCAACGACATTGGAAGTTATTTCAATCGTGACTGGAAGATTCATAATAAGAAAAACGGATTTCGAGAAAAACCTGGTCTTATCAAAACTGAGATTTTTAACTGACAATACGATTATTATTGCAGCTTCACTCAAGAAGGGTAGTGGAATCGTAATGGTGAAAATTAGTCTGAAAAGCGGCAGCGCAACGGTAATAAAATCTAAATTGCTGACgaataaattcaaaggTGTCACATCAATGGATGTAGATGCTAAGAATGAACTAGCTGTTCTTGCAGGTAATGAGAACTCAATTGCCATGGTAAAGTTAAAGGATTTATCGCTGGGTAAACTATTCAAGCAGGTTCACAGCTTCGCAATTACAAGGGTTACTTTTTCTCCCGATTCTCAGCTTGTTGCCAGTGTTTCTGCTGCCAATACTGTTCATATTATAAAAATTCCTTCAAACTTCGCACTATCAACGTCCATATGGAAAAAACTGTGGAagttcttcatcaatttcgtTTTGATTGTCCTAGTTGGTATTTTTGGCCACTACTTTTACAAGTATGATATGCATACCAAGTCCATCCGCTTTTTGAAGGAACAGTATATTGCAAGGAGGAATAGAAATTCCACTGTAAACGATATTTTCAGACAAACTACCTTGGTGGGTGATGTTTTGAGCACACCTGTCATGGagagttttgaaattgtgAGTGCAGGAAGCATTTCAACTGGGATATCTGGTTCTTCATACACCGTTGATGGTGAAGGAATGGCTTATGGGGCATCTGCCACTGAGAGCACGATCACAAACAACAAACTGCCTTCTTTGACAAGCTTCAGCACTTTTTCAACACCCTTTGCCTCTGAGAGCGCCGACTCAACTGGCTGCAGTTTTTATCATTCTGATTTAACTGTCTCCGAGAGGCCAACAACCACCCAAAACAATAAAGTACAAAGCAGTTCGAGCTATAGTAATCTAGAGAGTGAAATGAggactttttcaatttcaaatgccATTGATTTCACAGCCTCTAATCCTCTGCCCAATACGGACTCAACAAGCATATTCCAGTCGATTGCTGAGAAGTCCGTGATCGTAGCTTCTCAGGGGTCTACTAAACaaagtgaaataaaaagCAGACCGGTAACAGCGGCCATGGATGAAATTAAAAGCGCAACTCGCCTTTTAGTGAATGAAAAGACAGAAGAGATTCAGAACTCTACACCacattctttcttttttactGATTCCGTGGAATCAGCTTCTGAAGAGCTCATCCTGACAGATCGCGTTAGTGAGACAGTCGGGGAATCTTCTTCCACAGTTTTTCAGGCCTCAGGTGTAACTGACAAGATAATAAGCAGGACAACGGCCAGCGAAGATCAGAAAGAATTATCTAACACTCGTATAAGAGGGTCTGATCCAGAACTTAGCCACACAGAAGATGCAGGTAGTTCAATCGAACATGGTTCTCCTCTTTCCATATCATCTTCTGTTACTCAAGATTCTTCTCTTTCCCTGAATGCAGTAAGTTCCATAGTTGAGGAGCCTGCGTCTTCAATATACGCAGCCAATAAGCCAGTCGAGGAGTCCATGCCTGTTCCAACAGCATCTTTATCACATGAGAAGGAAAATAGTCTGGAATCGTTCTCCGCCGAGAGCTCTGAATACATTTCAATTGAGACTCTTTTCTCTCAGGGAGCTTCAgagacaaaagaaaaaacgaATACAATGCCTTCGAAATCAGATCTAGAACGTGCAACACCATCGGAAATCAAAACAACTAGTGCTTCTATTGAAGAGTTTGTTCTGGAAAAAGGAGCTCTCACTTCTAAAGAGGTTCAGAAATCCTCTAGTAAGCCAATATCTATCAAACATTCTGTTATTTCCGCAGAGCAGTCAGGCACTACTACCGCAACAGAAATTCCAACCAGTATAACGGCAATTCCAACTATCCCCGACCTCATTCAATCAGAAATGAGTACAGACCAGTCTCTCAAAATTGAACCTGACACATATGTCATAGACTTACTTTCTGATCCATTGCTCGATTCAGAAACTGCATCAAAGGAAAGCAGTCATATATCGTTTCAGTCAACTCTAACCGAAGGCATTTTATCGAATCCTACTGAGCTTTCCCAAGAAACAATACCTGATAATATGTCTCCTTCAGAAACTACCATTCGTAGTACATACCAATCCGAAGAAGGACATTCAAACAAACCATCGCTCCTAAACACACTTGAACCACCTTCAGATATATCTGAAGAGCACTTGAATATCGCAGCTTCAAATACCGAACCTACTGTGGCTACTTTGGCTGGTGCCACAAGCAGCGCTTCCCTTGACCCATCTGAGCCAAAGCAACATTACGATCAAGATCTATTTTCAAGCGAGGTCAACTTGGTAGCTCTGAGCAGCTCTTTCATAACAAGTAGTTCAAATGATAAATCATTTGTTACACCTGGGTCAGCAAGCATGGTGAATTATGACATGACTTCAAGTACTGAATCTGAAGAGGCATTAATGCCAAAAATTGCTGGAAAGACGTCCCAAGAAATGATTCGCGACGAGTTGTGA
- the BUD17 gene encoding putative pyridoxal kinase BUD17 (similar to Saccharomyces cerevisiae BUD17 (YNR027W); ancestral locus Anc_6.334), protein MLNHIEKGECVRTPKVLSIQSHVVHGYVGNKAATFPLQYKGWDVDVLNTVQLSNHPGYGKFTGHKAKASDVYDILKKGLLGDLNMTYDAILTGYIPCTDTLKLLSQTLGDACKKDHRLKWIVDPVLGDNGKLYVSDKNVPVYKCILRENRLFMVTPNQFEMETLTGMGITSLESLRQGFIKFHNLYPLVERVVITSMEITISDDNTDYLVCACCDFVAKPDAVHYFKVPKLNAHFSGSGDLFTALLLDCLLHPTAKQPLDLSHTVSAVLSLVDDILLRTMDLTLSKGDFLTNKPSVINDLKLVNCLDLLAQPPGSHTTTRFRPTSIELFR, encoded by the coding sequence ATGTTAAATCACATAGAAAAAGGGGAATGCGTACGAACTCCAAAGGTTTTATCTATCCAATCGCATGTCGTTCACGGTTATGTTGGTAATAAAGCTGCAACCTTTCCACTTCAGTATAAGGGATGGGATGTAGATGTACTGAATACTGTTCAGCTATCAAATCATCCAGGATATGGAAAATTCACTGGTCATAAAGCAAAAGCAAGCGATGTATATGATATTCTAAAGAAGGGCCTCCTGGGGGACTTAAATATGACATATGATGCAATCCTAACAGGGTACATACCATGCACAGACACACTTAaacttctttctcaaaCTCTTGGAGATGCATGTAAGAAGGACCATAGATTGAAATGGATTGTAGACCCTGTTTTAGGTGACAATGGCAAATTATACGTCTCAGACAAGAACGTTCCAGTATACAAGTGTATCCTACGAGAAAACAGACTATTCATGGTGACTCCTAACCAGTTTGAAATGGAAACTCTTACAGGTATGGGAATCACCAGCTTAGAATCTTTGAGACAAGGTTTTATCAAGTTTCATAATCTGTATCCACTGGTGGAAAGAGTTGTCATTACGAGCATGGAGATCACTATTTCAGATGATAACACGGATTACCTCGTGTGTGCTTGCTGCGACTTTGTGGCCAAGCCAGATGCTGTACATTACTTCAAGGTTCCAAAGTTAAACGCTCATTTTAGTGGTAGCGGCGATCTCTTCACTGCCTTGCTGCTAGATTGCCTACTGCATCCGACGGCGAAACAACCACTAGACCTCTCGCACACAGTCAGTGCAGTACTCTCATTGGTTGACGACATTTTACTAAGGACGATGGATCTAACCCTGTCAAAAGGCGATTTCTTGACTAACAAACCAAGTGTGATAAATGATTTGAAGCTAGTAAACTGCCTGGATCTTCTGGCACAGCCACCAGGATCTCACACCACCACGAGATTCAGACCAACATCTATAGAACTTTTCAGATAG
- the ATG15 gene encoding triglyceride lipase ATG15 (similar to Saccharomyces cerevisiae ATG15 (YCR068W); ancestral locus Anc_6.335), translating to MKQANVSVARRISSRRMYTWDRLILGVIAALLIFAYLSTSHNGNVTKIEADHTHIDDSKVSSFKLKHIHRHGVGKKHSYHQKLDITDEFLTKAKDTYENEVKIDQTDKNNDLWTTNAEYATDNPFDYDFKLKNIRMPMKRMADRSVDFIEPFLEFASGSPSIASKVSIDWVDDDVIAPNVTDKETVISLALMSSNAYVKLPYHDDWRNISSPWNGSESDGFGWDDDGLRGHIFVNKEEDIVVISFKGTSAQGLPGSGIDETTANDKINDNLLFSCCCARVSYLWTTVCDCYTKSYTCDESCLERELRKKDYYYWATLDIYKQVEKEYPKAAIWTAGHSLGGALATLLGRTYGLPAVAFEAPGDLLAARRLHLPFPPGLPSYQEGIWHIGHNADPIFMGTCNGASSSCSIAGYAMETSCHTGKTCVYDAVNDKGWHVNMLNHRIHTVIDGILTEYDEVAKCLKPEPCIDCYNWNYIRDKSDTISSTATKSSTKTKKMHQTSTSKVHSSGTTTSAASSCVGRNWFGICTEYEL from the coding sequence ATGAAACAGGCTAACGTTTCTGTGGCTCGACGAATATCGTCTAGAAGAATGTATACTTGGGATCGGCTTATTCTGGGCGTAATTGCAGCGCTGCTTATTTTTGCTTATCTTTCAACATCACATAACGGCAATGTAACAAAGATCGAGGCTGATCATACGCATATTGATGATTCAAAGGTATCATCTTTTAAGTTGAAGCATATTCATAGGCACGGGGTTGGCAAGAAGCATTCTTATCATCAAAAGCTCGATATCACAGATGAGTTTCTCACTAAGGCAAAAGACACCTACGAGAATGAGGTAAAGATAGATCAAACTGATAAGAACAACGATTTATGGACAACTAATGCTGAATATGCTACTGATAATCCATTTGATtatgatttcaaattaaAGAATATAAGGATGCCTATGAAAAGAATGGCAGATAGAAGTGTGGACTTCATAGAACCATTTTTAGAATTTGCATCAGGTTCTCCGTCAATAGCTTCGAAAGTATCTATAGACTGggttgatgatgatgtgATAGCACCAAATGTTACGGATAAGGAAACTGTAATATCCTTGGCATTGATGTCGTCAAATGCATATGTCAAATTGCCGTATCATGACGACTGGAGAAACATTTCCTCACCATGGAATGGCTCAGAATCAGACGGTTTTGGATGGGATGACGATGGACTGAGGGGACACATTTTCGTTAATAAGGAGGAAGATATTGTTGTTATATCTTTCAAGGGTACAAGTGCCCAGGGGTTACCGGGTTCTGGCATTGATGAGACCACTGCAAACGACAAGATCAATGAtaatttattattttcatgCTGTTGCGCCCGTGTGAGTTACTTATGGACTACCGTATGCGATTGTTACACAAAATCATACACTTGTGATGAATCATGCTTGGAAAGAGAGTTGAGAAAGAAAGACTATTATTACTGGGCGACACTCGATATATACAAACAGGTAGAGAAGGAGTATCCTAAAGCGGCAATTTGGACTGCAGGCCATTCTTTGGGAGGCGCTTTAGCTACTTTACTGGGTCGCACTTATGGTTTGCCTGCGGTAGCATTTGAGGCACCTGGAGACTTGTTAGCAGCTAGAAGATTGCACCTGCCCTTCCCACCGGGATTGCCATCATACCAGGAAGGTATATGGCACATTGGTCATAACGCCGATCCTATTTTTATGGGTACATGCAATGGAGCAAGCTCCAGTTGCTCTATCGCTGGTTATGCGATGGAGACTTCTTGTCACACAGGTAAAACATGTGTTTATGATGCGGTCAATGACAAGGGTTGGCACGTGAACATGCTGAATCACAGAATACATACGGTTATTGATGGTATATTAACCGAATACGACGAAGTCGCCAAATGTTTAAAACCAGAGCCCTGTATTGACTGCTATAATTGGAACTATATCCGCGATAAAAGTGACACCATTTCCTCAACAGCCACTAAGAGCAGTAcaaaaactaaaaaaatGCATCAGACTTCAACAAGTAAGGTGCATAGCAGTGGAACAACAACTTCAGCGGCCTCTTCATGCGTTGGCCGTAATTGGTTTGGAATATGTACAGAATATGAATTATGA